In Streptomyces durocortorensis, a genomic segment contains:
- a CDS encoding DUF6895 family protein — MSSSGIQQIHDVGAKALGWLYEHREGFRLEADPAPEAGMLDRFKPLGELALIGKVIFREGVAGSQQSALAHKLLDHAWHELLGSGARLLEGQRREPLSPVPLEVYVPFRELGYRQPDLESAIRLNHRLASWAALEVLPVRRLGLSAIERRFGVEPSVPETAALARTWLARRPEPWTVEGHIGYDITHTVFHLTDWGEKPAGLPADIADYLGLWLPTWLDDWLDLKRWDLLGELLVVDACLPSPTLDPAAWQGFAQAQRPDGAMPVVGGMPEGDEETVFDLVYHPTLVAAFASALAMSRALSGLSAEPAPA; from the coding sequence ATGAGCAGCAGCGGCATCCAGCAGATCCACGACGTCGGGGCGAAGGCCCTGGGCTGGCTGTACGAGCACCGGGAAGGGTTCCGGCTGGAGGCCGACCCGGCCCCGGAGGCAGGGATGCTGGACCGGTTCAAGCCGCTGGGCGAGCTCGCGCTGATCGGCAAGGTCATCTTCCGCGAGGGCGTGGCGGGCTCCCAGCAGTCCGCGCTCGCCCACAAGCTGCTGGACCACGCCTGGCACGAGCTGCTGGGCTCCGGGGCGCGGCTGCTGGAGGGCCAGCGGCGCGAACCGCTCTCGCCGGTGCCGCTGGAGGTCTACGTACCGTTCCGGGAGCTCGGCTACCGGCAGCCCGACCTGGAGTCCGCGATCCGGCTCAACCACCGGCTGGCCAGCTGGGCGGCGCTGGAGGTGCTGCCGGTGCGGCGGCTCGGCCTGAGCGCGATCGAGCGGCGGTTCGGGGTGGAGCCGAGCGTCCCGGAGACGGCGGCGCTGGCCCGCACCTGGCTGGCGCGGCGGCCCGAGCCGTGGACGGTCGAGGGCCACATCGGCTACGACATCACGCACACGGTCTTCCACCTCACGGACTGGGGCGAGAAGCCCGCGGGCCTTCCCGCCGACATCGCCGACTACCTGGGGCTGTGGCTGCCCACCTGGCTGGACGACTGGCTGGACCTGAAACGCTGGGACCTGCTGGGCGAGCTGCTGGTGGTCGACGCCTGCCTGCCGTCCCCGACGCTGGACCCGGCGGCCTGGCAGGGGTTCGCGCAGGCCCAGCGGCCGGACGGGGCGATGCCGGTGGTGGGCGGGATGCCGGAGGGCGACGAGGAGACGGTGTTCGACCTCGTCTACCACCCCACGCTGGTCGCCGCGTTCGCCTCGGCGCTCGCGATGTCCCGCGCCCTGTCCGGCCTCAGCGCCGAACCGGCCCCGGCATGA
- a CDS encoding ArsR/SmtB family transcription factor, protein MVLRIHFTAQDLEYVRLARRPDPLWEIVCSICRLQTDEGPVAFGPWRRAVVPRLRGTGGGADRAVALALRSLVPFGPYFPDFLTPAVDGGNADLRQGVDRVLSTPRTRLRRELTLLAESAPGVRPFLGEELARGDAAALRALGGLLTAYDAAFVAPYRPWIDAAVASDLAWRSRELAAGGTRALLETFRPMARWSPPVLEVTYPVDRDMHLGGRGLLLMPSYFCWRKPLTLVDGALLPTLVYPVEKPVLAAAPGSTGASLARLLGPTRAALLHEVTARGCATTSELARAVGCSLPNTSQQLAILREAGLAACRKEGRCTLHHPSPLGRQLLEGAASSRGTGTVSSR, encoded by the coding sequence ATGGTGCTCCGCATCCACTTCACCGCCCAGGACCTGGAGTACGTCCGCCTCGCCCGGCGCCCGGACCCGCTCTGGGAGATCGTGTGCAGCATCTGCCGGCTCCAGACCGACGAGGGCCCGGTCGCGTTCGGCCCCTGGCGGCGGGCCGTCGTCCCCCGCCTGCGCGGGACCGGCGGCGGAGCGGACCGCGCCGTCGCGCTGGCGCTGCGCAGCCTGGTGCCGTTCGGCCCCTACTTCCCCGACTTCCTGACGCCCGCCGTCGACGGCGGCAACGCGGATCTGCGCCAGGGCGTGGACCGGGTGCTGTCGACGCCCCGGACCAGGCTGCGCAGGGAGCTCACGCTGCTCGCGGAGTCGGCGCCGGGGGTGCGGCCCTTCCTGGGGGAGGAGTTGGCCCGGGGTGACGCGGCGGCGCTGCGGGCGCTGGGCGGGCTGCTCACCGCGTACGACGCGGCGTTCGTCGCCCCGTACCGGCCGTGGATCGACGCGGCGGTGGCCTCCGACCTCGCCTGGCGGAGCCGCGAACTGGCGGCCGGAGGCACCCGGGCCCTGCTGGAGACGTTCCGCCCGATGGCCCGGTGGAGCCCGCCCGTGCTGGAGGTGACGTACCCGGTCGACCGGGACATGCACCTGGGCGGGCGCGGACTGCTCCTGATGCCGTCGTACTTCTGCTGGCGCAAACCGCTCACGCTGGTCGACGGCGCGCTGCTGCCGACGCTGGTCTACCCGGTCGAGAAGCCGGTCCTGGCCGCCGCCCCCGGTTCCACCGGCGCCTCGCTCGCCCGGCTGCTGGGGCCGACGCGCGCCGCGCTCCTCCACGAGGTGACGGCCCGCGGCTGCGCCACGACGTCGGAGCTGGCCCGTGCGGTGGGCTGCTCGCTGCCCAACACCAGCCAGCAGCTGGCGATCCTGCGCGAGGCGGGCCTCGCAGCCTGCCGCAAGGAGGGCCGGTGCACGCTCCACCACCCTTCGCCGCTGGGGCGGCAGCTGCTGGAGGGGGCGGCCTCGTCCCGGGGAACGGGGACGGTCTCCTCTCGATGA
- a CDS encoding DUF6895 family protein, translating into MTATATQGPRGRPDPRSRSGRPPGDHASPGTSPSPGAALAVLPRVLSRALAWTDAHRSHFTLPDDVLEPHTQVNATLKPLGELAQLGSTIRRATAPGTPEHELAGDLVTYAWQQVARGDLLLELLRAEPFAAYPYEIYAAFAGYGLRHEGFEALARPLTATRAWAHTEQHANRQLGLVNSERRVGVVTHTDAGGVLSRTWLGGLSEPWMFEGPSGYALTHTVFHLTDWGRMPDRVPERIDGYLRTWLPAWADGCLESGQWDLTGELLAVAAALPGPPPTALLDAVWPVLADVQHTSGCVPETGVPVREDAPPDPYPFIDCYHSTLVTAFAAALSLRSLRSPGPTRQTDEAGPGRERHTP; encoded by the coding sequence ATGACGGCGACCGCGACGCAGGGCCCCCGGGGGCGCCCGGACCCCCGAAGCCGCTCGGGCCGGCCTCCCGGGGACCACGCCTCGCCCGGCACCTCCCCCTCCCCCGGCGCCGCGCTCGCCGTCCTGCCCCGCGTCCTGAGCCGGGCCCTCGCCTGGACCGACGCCCACCGGAGCCACTTCACGCTCCCCGACGACGTCCTGGAACCCCACACCCAGGTCAACGCCACCCTCAAACCCCTCGGTGAACTCGCCCAGCTCGGCTCCACGATCCGCCGCGCCACCGCCCCGGGCACCCCGGAACACGAGCTGGCCGGGGACCTCGTCACGTACGCCTGGCAGCAGGTCGCGCGAGGCGACCTCCTCCTGGAGCTGCTGCGCGCCGAGCCGTTCGCCGCGTACCCGTACGAGATCTACGCCGCCTTCGCCGGGTACGGGCTGCGCCACGAGGGCTTCGAGGCGCTCGCCCGCCCGCTCACCGCGACGCGCGCCTGGGCCCACACCGAGCAGCACGCCAACCGGCAGCTCGGCCTGGTCAACTCCGAGCGGCGGGTGGGGGTGGTGACCCATACGGACGCCGGCGGGGTCCTGTCCCGGACCTGGCTGGGCGGTCTCTCGGAGCCGTGGATGTTCGAGGGCCCGTCCGGCTACGCGCTGACCCACACCGTCTTCCACCTCACCGACTGGGGCCGGATGCCGGACCGCGTCCCGGAGAGGATCGACGGCTATCTGCGGACCTGGCTGCCCGCGTGGGCCGACGGCTGTCTGGAGAGCGGGCAGTGGGATCTGACCGGCGAGCTGCTGGCGGTGGCGGCCGCCCTGCCGGGGCCACCGCCGACGGCCCTGCTGGACGCGGTCTGGCCGGTGCTCGCCGACGTACAGCACACGAGCGGCTGCGTCCCGGAGACGGGCGTACCGGTGCGCGAGGACGCGCCACCGGACCCGTACCCCTTCATCGACTGCTACCACTCCACGCTCGTCACGGCCTTCGCGGCGGCCCTGTCCCTGAGGTCGCTGCGGTCGCCGGGGCCGACGCGGCAGACGGACGAGGCCGGGCCCGGCCGGGAAAGGCACACCCCATGA
- a CDS encoding serine hydrolase domain-containing protein, with translation MTDATDMAAVRVDAPGTSATARLLAEAARAVDAPDLVLAVSRGGVRTVHTGGSAAPGPVPRELLTYELGSASKPYAGLLLARLVAQGRVRYEDRAADLLAPGLPVHPAVRRITLRHLLTHTSGLPGLPADFYPQAVPRWSTGPYGGYPADRVVRAFLRARPRRRPGTRWRYSNFAVSVLGHTLAAATGTPWEVLLHQQVLAPLGLDATRVRPGPDGTDAVGRRRDGTPVPALDTGGFTAAGAVRATPLDLLTFLEAHVGGPEPRDPALNAALTEVTRPLLRRGLRHAHTHTLTWFQHPSPYGRVLFHAGATLGQQAFLGFRPDSGLAVAATATRRVHRGDTFVATAYGLLTETP, from the coding sequence ATGACGGACGCGACGGACATGGCCGCGGTCCGCGTGGACGCCCCCGGCACCTCGGCCACCGCCCGTCTCCTCGCCGAGGCGGCCCGCGCCGTCGACGCACCGGACCTGGTGCTCGCGGTCAGCCGGGGCGGAGTCCGTACGGTGCACACCGGCGGCAGCGCGGCGCCGGGCCCGGTCCCCCGGGAGCTGCTGACCTACGAGCTGGGCTCGGCGTCCAAGCCGTACGCGGGGCTGCTGCTGGCCCGGCTGGTCGCCCAGGGCCGGGTGCGGTACGAGGACCGGGCGGCGGACCTGCTGGCGCCGGGCCTCCCGGTGCACCCGGCGGTGCGCCGGATCACGCTGCGCCATCTGCTCACCCACACCTCGGGGCTGCCGGGCCTGCCCGCCGACTTCTACCCGCAGGCGGTGCCCCGCTGGTCGACCGGCCCGTACGGCGGCTATCCGGCCGACCGGGTGGTCCGGGCCTTCCTGCGGGCCCGTCCGCGCCGCCGCCCCGGCACCCGCTGGCGGTACTCGAACTTCGCCGTCTCGGTCCTCGGCCACACCCTGGCCGCGGCCACCGGCACCCCGTGGGAGGTCCTGCTGCACCAGCAGGTGCTGGCCCCGCTGGGGCTGGACGCGACCCGGGTGCGCCCGGGTCCGGACGGCACGGACGCGGTCGGCCGCCGCCGCGACGGGACGCCGGTGCCCGCCCTGGACACGGGCGGCTTCACGGCGGCGGGCGCGGTGCGGGCGACCCCGCTGGACCTGCTGACGTTCCTGGAGGCGCACGTGGGCGGGCCCGAGCCCCGGGACCCGGCGCTGAACGCCGCGCTCACCGAGGTGACCCGCCCGCTGCTGCGGCGCGGCCTGCGGCACGCGCACACCCACACCCTCACGTGGTTCCAGCACCCGTCCCCGTACGGTCGGGTGCTCTTCCACGCGGGGGCGACGCTGGGCCAGCAGGCGTTCCTGGGCTTCCGCCCGGACTCGGGGCTCGCGGTGGCGGCGACGGCGACGCGGCGGGTGCACCGGGGGGACACCTTTGTGGCGACGGCGTACGGGCTGCTGACGGAAACGCCGTGA
- a CDS encoding dolichyl-phosphate-mannose--protein mannosyltransferase, which yields MTSTAPETQRGQDAGDPLGEQPTSWQRRLRRFGHVPRAETSLRDRLDPPYTRPGRQVWSVLAVPPHIADRLVRWSAWGGPLLVTLVAGLLRFWKLDQPHAVIFDETYYAKDAWALVNQGYEGSWPKDVDKLILKDPSSVPVPTDPGYVVHPPVGKWIIGFGEQLFGFTPFGWRFMVAVLGTVSVLLLCRIGRRLFRSTFLGCLAGLLLAVDGLHFVMSRTALLDLIVMFFVLAAFGCLVVDRDRARRRLADGLPVDEEGVLRPDARVAETLRLGWRPWRLAAGVMLGLAFATKWNGLYVLAAFGLMTVLWDVGARRTAGAVRPYQAVLRRDLVPAFVSTVPVAIVTYIVSWTGWIVTDKGYYRNWAATEGKDSAWSWLPDWLRSLWHYETQVYDFHVGLTSGHTYESNPWSWLVLGRPVSYFYEEQAGCKESATGKCAAEVLAIGTPLLWWAACFALAYVVWRWFFRRDWRAGAIACGVAAGWLPWFFYQERTIFLFYAVVFVPFLCLAVTMMIGAMLGPAAGTGARAELGLTTHDPTGERRRTLGAIAAGVLVLLIIWNFIYFWPLYTGTSIPEDLWRDRMWLDTWV from the coding sequence GTGACGAGTACCGCACCCGAGACCCAGCGGGGCCAAGACGCCGGGGACCCGCTCGGCGAGCAGCCGACCTCCTGGCAACGGCGGCTGCGCCGTTTCGGCCATGTTCCCCGGGCGGAGACCTCCCTCCGCGACCGCCTGGACCCGCCGTACACCCGGCCGGGACGGCAGGTGTGGTCGGTACTCGCGGTCCCGCCGCATATCGCCGACCGGCTGGTGCGTTGGTCCGCCTGGGGCGGCCCGCTGCTGGTGACGCTGGTCGCGGGCCTGCTGCGGTTCTGGAAGCTGGACCAGCCGCACGCGGTGATATTCGACGAGACGTACTACGCGAAGGACGCATGGGCGCTGGTCAACCAGGGGTACGAGGGTTCCTGGCCCAAGGACGTCGACAAGCTGATCCTGAAGGACCCCTCCTCCGTCCCGGTCCCGACCGACCCGGGCTATGTGGTGCACCCGCCGGTCGGGAAGTGGATCATCGGGTTCGGTGAACAGCTGTTCGGCTTCACGCCGTTCGGCTGGCGGTTCATGGTGGCGGTGCTGGGCACGGTCTCCGTCCTCCTCCTCTGCCGGATCGGCCGCCGCCTGTTCCGCTCGACGTTCCTGGGTTGTCTGGCGGGGCTGCTGCTCGCGGTGGACGGGCTGCACTTCGTGATGAGCCGGACCGCGCTGCTCGACCTGATCGTCATGTTCTTCGTACTGGCCGCGTTCGGCTGCCTGGTGGTCGACCGGGACCGTGCCCGCCGCCGACTGGCCGACGGGCTGCCGGTGGACGAGGAGGGGGTGCTGCGCCCGGACGCCAGGGTCGCGGAGACCCTGCGCCTGGGGTGGCGGCCGTGGCGTCTCGCGGCGGGCGTGATGCTGGGCCTGGCCTTCGCCACGAAGTGGAACGGCCTCTACGTCCTGGCCGCGTTCGGCCTGATGACGGTTCTGTGGGACGTCGGCGCACGGCGCACGGCGGGCGCGGTGCGCCCGTACCAGGCGGTGCTGCGCCGGGACCTGGTGCCCGCCTTCGTCTCCACGGTGCCCGTGGCGATCGTCACGTACATCGTCTCGTGGACCGGCTGGATCGTCACGGACAAGGGCTACTACCGCAACTGGGCGGCCACCGAAGGCAAGGACTCCGCCTGGAGCTGGCTGCCGGACTGGCTGCGCAGCCTGTGGCACTACGAGACCCAGGTGTACGACTTCCACGTCGGCCTGACCTCGGGCCACACGTACGAGTCGAACCCCTGGAGCTGGCTGGTCCTCGGCCGCCCCGTCTCGTACTTCTACGAGGAGCAGGCGGGCTGCAAGGAGTCGGCGACCGGCAAGTGCGCCGCCGAGGTCCTCGCCATCGGCACCCCGCTGCTGTGGTGGGCGGCGTGCTTCGCCCTGGCGTACGTGGTGTGGCGCTGGTTCTTCCGCCGCGACTGGCGGGCGGGCGCGATCGCCTGCGGGGTGGCGGCGGGCTGGCTGCCCTGGTTCTTCTACCAGGAGCGGACGATCTTCCTCTTCTACGCGGTGGTCTTCGTGCCGTTCCTCTGTCTGGCCGTGACGATGATGATCGGCGCGATGCTGGGCCCGGCGGCGGGCACGGGGGCCAGGGCCGAACTGGGCCTGACCACCCACGACCCGACCGGTGAACGCCGCCGCACGCTGGGGGCGATCGCAGCGGGCGTGCTGGTGCTGCTGATCATCTGGAACTTCATCTACTTCTGGCCGCTGTACACGGGGACCTCGATCCCGGAGGACCTGTGGCGGGACCGGATGTGGCTGGACACGTGGGTGTAG
- a CDS encoding penicillin-binding transpeptidase domain-containing protein: MRSGAKVGVVGGVFVLVAGGIGYGAYSVLGDTGGGGGGTRSASESSKVKTGPPSAEEIAETSKGFFDAWAAGDAATAALLTNNEAGAEPVLTSYGEDAHIGKVKITPGPAVGTKVPYEVKATVSYDGKSKPLSYASELTVVRGLTTGKALVDWAPTVVHPQLTEGATLKTGESSTPAIDAVDRNGTVLTKEKYPSLGPILNTLRQKYGESAGGSAGIETWIEPADESQPEINLLTLAKGKPGKVQTTLDAGAQAAAERAVKKYTQASVVAVKPSTGAIRAVANNPVTEFNVALQGKQAPGSTLKIVTAALLLEKGLVTANGAAECPKNAMYYGRSFHNLDHFALPDGSTFTQSFAKSCNTAFIKLIDDTKDDAALGKVARDVFGIGLDWKTGVVTTDGSVPAETGGEAAAQYIGQGTVQMNVLNMASVTATARTGTFRQPVIVPQSLDNRPLATASRSLSPSVTQQLNTMMRATAAWGTGAKAMASVGGDKGAKTGSAEVDGQETSNSWFTGFSNDLAAAAVVQSGGHGGDAAGHVVAEVLRAGG; encoded by the coding sequence ATGCGCAGTGGAGCGAAGGTCGGCGTCGTCGGCGGTGTGTTCGTCCTGGTGGCGGGCGGTATCGGCTACGGGGCGTACAGCGTGCTCGGAGACACGGGCGGCGGGGGCGGCGGTACGCGGAGCGCGTCCGAGTCGTCGAAGGTGAAGACGGGACCGCCGAGCGCGGAGGAGATAGCCGAGACGTCGAAGGGCTTCTTCGACGCCTGGGCGGCCGGGGACGCGGCGACCGCGGCCCTGCTCACCAACAACGAGGCGGGCGCGGAGCCGGTGCTCACCTCGTACGGCGAGGACGCCCACATCGGCAAGGTGAAGATCACCCCGGGCCCGGCGGTCGGCACGAAGGTGCCCTACGAGGTCAAGGCCACCGTGTCGTACGACGGGAAGTCCAAGCCCCTGTCGTACGCCTCGGAGCTGACCGTCGTACGCGGCCTGACGACAGGGAAAGCCCTGGTCGACTGGGCGCCCACGGTCGTGCACCCGCAGCTGACGGAGGGCGCGACGCTGAAGACGGGCGAGTCCTCGACCCCGGCGATCGATGCCGTCGACCGCAACGGCACAGTGCTGACCAAGGAGAAGTACCCCTCGCTCGGGCCGATCCTGAACACGCTGCGCCAGAAGTACGGAGAGAGCGCCGGCGGTTCGGCCGGCATCGAGACCTGGATCGAGCCCGCCGACGAGTCCCAGCCGGAGATCAACCTGCTGACTCTGGCCAAGGGCAAGCCCGGCAAGGTGCAGACGACGCTCGACGCGGGCGCCCAGGCGGCGGCCGAGCGGGCGGTGAAGAAGTACACGCAGGCGTCGGTGGTCGCGGTGAAGCCGTCCACGGGGGCGATCCGCGCGGTGGCCAACAACCCGGTGACCGAGTTCAACGTGGCGCTCCAGGGCAAGCAGGCGCCCGGCTCGACGCTGAAGATCGTGACGGCGGCGCTGCTGCTGGAGAAGGGGCTCGTCACCGCGAACGGGGCGGCGGAGTGCCCCAAGAACGCGATGTACTACGGGCGTTCGTTCCACAACCTCGACCACTTCGCGCTGCCGGACGGCTCCACCTTCACCCAGAGCTTCGCCAAGTCCTGCAACACCGCCTTCATCAAGCTCATCGACGACACGAAGGACGACGCCGCGCTCGGCAAGGTGGCTCGGGACGTCTTCGGTATCGGCCTGGACTGGAAGACCGGCGTCGTCACGACCGACGGCAGCGTCCCGGCGGAGACAGGCGGTGAAGCGGCGGCCCAGTACATCGGCCAGGGCACCGTCCAGATGAACGTCCTCAACATGGCGTCCGTCACCGCCACCGCCCGCACCGGCACCTTCCGCCAGCCGGTCATCGTCCCCCAGTCCCTGGACAACCGGCCGTTGGCCACCGCCTCGCGCTCGCTGTCGCCCTCCGTCACCCAGCAGCTGAACACGATGATGCGCGCCACGGCGGCCTGGGGCACGGGCGCGAAGGCCATGGCGTCGGTGGGCGGCGACAAGGGCGCAAAGACCGGTTCGGCCGAGGTCGACGGGCAGGAGACCTCGAACAGCTGGTTCACCGGCTTCAGCAACGACCTCGCCGCCGCGGCGGTCGTCCAGAGCGGCGGCCACGGCGGCGACGCGGCGGGCCATGTGGTGGCGGAGGTGCTGCGCGCGGGCGGCTGA
- a CDS encoding DUF397 domain-containing protein, whose amino-acid sequence MISETSAGDDSELAWLKSSYSDSSNSNECVEVATTPDAVHVRDSKNVQGPRLAVTPAAWEGFVAYAATGR is encoded by the coding sequence ATGATCAGCGAGACCTCTGCCGGAGACGATTCCGAGCTGGCGTGGTTGAAGAGCAGTTACAGCGACAGCAGCAACAGCAATGAATGCGTCGAGGTGGCCACGACCCCCGACGCCGTCCACGTCCGCGACTCCAAGAACGTCCAGGGCCCCCGTCTCGCCGTCACCCCCGCCGCCTGGGAGGGTTTCGTCGCGTACGCCGCCACAGGGCGCTGA
- a CDS encoding DMT family transporter: protein MTPLVALAVLIAAVTHASWNAIAHAIKDQLLSFTLISGGGLLIGAALALFAPFPAAGAWPYLLVSAALHVAYMLLLMRSFALGDFGQMYPIARGTAPLVVTVLAAVFVGEHPDAWATAGVAVASAGLVGLALWGIHGSGTRPHWPAIVAALGTGLAIAGYTTVDGVGVRASGTPLGYVAWLMILEGLAIPAYAYYRRRSELASQLKPFAVRGLLGAALSVVAYGLVLWAQTRAPLAPIAALRESSIIVGAAIGTLFFKERFGAPRIAAAGLMVVGIGLMLHTS, encoded by the coding sequence GTGACCCCTCTGGTCGCGCTCGCGGTCCTCATAGCCGCAGTCACGCACGCCAGTTGGAACGCCATCGCCCACGCGATCAAGGACCAGCTGCTCTCCTTCACGCTGATCTCCGGCGGCGGCCTGCTGATCGGCGCGGCCCTCGCCCTCTTCGCCCCGTTCCCGGCGGCCGGGGCGTGGCCGTACCTCCTGGTCTCGGCCGCACTGCACGTGGCGTACATGCTGCTGCTGATGCGGTCGTTCGCGCTCGGCGACTTCGGCCAGATGTACCCGATCGCCCGGGGCACGGCCCCGCTGGTGGTGACCGTCCTGGCGGCGGTCTTCGTCGGCGAGCACCCGGACGCGTGGGCGACGGCGGGCGTCGCGGTCGCCTCGGCCGGACTGGTCGGCCTGGCCCTCTGGGGCATCCACGGCTCCGGCACCCGCCCGCACTGGCCCGCGATCGTGGCTGCCCTGGGCACGGGCCTGGCCATCGCCGGGTACACGACGGTGGACGGCGTCGGCGTCCGGGCGTCGGGCACACCGCTCGGTTACGTCGCGTGGCTGATGATCCTGGAGGGCCTGGCGATCCCGGCGTACGCCTACTACCGCCGCCGTTCCGAACTGGCCTCCCAGCTCAAACCGTTCGCCGTGCGGGGCCTGCTCGGCGCGGCCCTGTCGGTCGTCGCGTACGGCCTGGTGCTGTGGGCCCAGACCAGGGCCCCGCTCGCCCCGATCGCGGCGCTGCGGGAGTCCTCGATCATCGTGGGTGCGGCGATCGGCACGCTGTTCTTCAAGGAGCGCTTCGGGGCGCCGAGGATCGCGGCGGCGGGCCTGATGGTAGTGGGCATCGGCCTGATGCTGCACACGAGTTGA
- a CDS encoding YbaK/EbsC family protein: MSTPEPPATAPAPVTSPAHPRFAEALAELGLQVEVRRFPDATRTAAEAAAAVGCELSEIVKSLVFAADGVPVLVLMDGSSRVDVELVRRELGAQKVERADAGLVRETTGYAIGGVPPFGHATRTRVLADRRLLDHPVVWAAAGTPHTVFPLDPKTLIAHAGATVADVRESAK, from the coding sequence ATGAGCACACCCGAGCCCCCGGCGACCGCCCCCGCCCCCGTCACCTCCCCCGCCCACCCCCGGTTCGCCGAGGCACTGGCCGAGCTGGGCCTCCAGGTCGAGGTACGACGCTTCCCGGACGCGACCCGTACGGCGGCGGAGGCCGCCGCCGCGGTCGGCTGCGAGCTGAGCGAGATCGTCAAGTCCCTGGTCTTCGCGGCGGACGGGGTCCCGGTCCTGGTCCTGATGGACGGCTCCTCGCGGGTGGACGTCGAGCTGGTACGGCGTGAGCTGGGCGCGCAGAAGGTCGAGCGGGCCGACGCGGGCCTGGTCCGGGAGACGACCGGGTACGCCATCGGGGGCGTACCGCCCTTCGGCCACGCGACCCGGACCCGGGTACTGGCGGACCGGCGGCTACTGGACCACCCGGTGGTGTGGGCGGCGGCGGGCACCCCGCACACGGTTTTCCCGCTCGACCCGAAGACCCTGATCGCCCACGCGGGCGCGACGGTGGCGGACGTGCGCGAGTCTGCCAAGTGA
- the rsmI gene encoding 16S rRNA (cytidine(1402)-2'-O)-methyltransferase has translation MADVTGTTGTLVLAGTPIGDVADAPPRLAAELERADIVAAEDTRRLRRLTQALGIHTSGRVVSYFEGNESARTPELVEALTGGARVLLVTDAGMPSVSDPGYRLVAAAVEKDIRVTAVPGPSAVLTALALSGLPVDRFCFEGFLPRKAGERLSKLRENADERRTMVFFEAPHRLDDTLAAMAEVFGAERRAAVCRELTKTYEEVKRGPLGELAVWAADGVRGEITVVVEGATDSGDEGLDAEELVRRVRVREEAGERRKEAIAAVAAAAGLPKREVFDAVVAAKNAEKAPQKP, from the coding sequence ATGGCTGATGTGACTGGAACGACTGGAACGCTCGTGCTCGCAGGGACCCCCATCGGTGATGTGGCGGACGCCCCGCCCCGCCTGGCCGCCGAACTGGAGCGGGCCGACATCGTCGCCGCCGAGGACACCCGGCGGCTGCGCCGGCTCACCCAGGCGCTCGGCATCCACACCTCGGGGCGTGTCGTCTCCTACTTCGAGGGCAACGAGTCCGCCCGTACGCCGGAGCTGGTGGAGGCCCTGACGGGGGGTGCGCGCGTGCTCCTCGTCACGGACGCGGGCATGCCGTCCGTCTCCGACCCCGGCTACCGGCTCGTCGCCGCCGCCGTGGAGAAGGACATCCGCGTCACCGCCGTGCCGGGGCCGTCCGCCGTGCTCACCGCGCTCGCGCTCTCCGGGCTGCCCGTGGACCGGTTCTGCTTCGAGGGGTTTCTGCCGCGCAAGGCCGGTGAGCGGCTCTCCAAGCTCCGCGAGAACGCCGACGAGCGGCGCACGATGGTCTTCTTCGAGGCCCCTCACCGGCTGGACGACACCCTCGCCGCGATGGCCGAGGTCTTCGGCGCCGAACGGCGCGCCGCCGTGTGCCGGGAGCTGACCAAGACGTACGAGGAGGTCAAGCGCGGACCGCTGGGAGAGCTGGCCGTGTGGGCGGCCGACGGGGTGCGCGGGGAGATCACCGTCGTCGTCGAAGGCGCCACCGACTCCGGCGACGAGGGGCTGGACGCGGAGGAGCTCGTGCGGCGCGTGCGCGTGCGCGAGGAGGCGGGGGAGCGGCGCAAGGAGGCCATCGCCGCCGTCGCCGCCGCAGCGGGGCTGCCCAAGCGGGAGGTGTTCGACGCGGTGGTGGCCGCCAAGAACGCGGAGAAGGCCCCGCAGAAGCCTTAA